A region from the Candidatus Kryptoniota bacterium genome encodes:
- the hemH gene encoding ferrochelatase, protein MSKIGVVLFNLGGPLSRDDIEEFLFNLFMDPYIIEIPLRGFLRRWLARMIARRRAVKTAYYYDIMGGKSPQYELTMRQAHALERSLREVIDVNVYVGMRYFKPSIEEAYDSLVKDNIEDVILLPLYPHYSRTTTLSSFEEWNRVTRHPARRMKVLQIDSYHDNPGYIEAVVERIEEALRKFPATLKGDVHILFSAHGVPESIITRGDPYQNQIVETVELVSDRFTNPHSLAYQSRVGPVKWLGPPTLDEIKRLASAGVKDLLVVPISFVSEHSETLYEVNHLFRSEAMKAGIEQFEMMPALNDSPKFIEALKGLVLARAAEFEKA, encoded by the coding sequence GTGAGCAAAATTGGCGTGGTATTATTCAACTTAGGGGGTCCACTTTCAAGGGACGACATAGAGGAATTCCTGTTCAACCTTTTCATGGATCCATACATCATCGAGATACCGCTTCGCGGGTTCTTAAGGAGATGGCTGGCCAGAATGATAGCGAGACGCCGGGCTGTCAAGACGGCTTACTATTACGACATCATGGGCGGAAAATCACCGCAGTACGAACTGACGATGAGGCAGGCGCACGCTCTTGAAAGGTCGCTTCGTGAAGTCATAGACGTTAATGTTTATGTCGGCATGAGGTACTTCAAACCTTCGATCGAAGAGGCCTACGACTCACTTGTGAAGGACAATATCGAGGATGTCATTCTCCTTCCGCTTTATCCTCACTATTCGAGAACAACGACGTTGTCGAGCTTTGAAGAATGGAACCGAGTCACTCGACATCCGGCAAGAAGGATGAAAGTCTTGCAGATCGACAGTTATCACGACAATCCCGGCTACATAGAGGCAGTGGTCGAAAGAATTGAAGAGGCGCTCAGAAAATTTCCCGCGACTTTAAAAGGTGATGTACATATACTTTTCAGCGCTCATGGTGTCCCTGAGAGCATAATTACCCGCGGCGATCCGTACCAGAATCAGATTGTGGAGACAGTTGAACTTGTCTCAGACCGGTTCACGAATCCTCATTCACTTGCTTACCAGAGCCGTGTCGGCCCTGTGAAGTGGCTTGGCCCGCCGACTCTTGACGAGATCAAGCGTCTCGCTTCCGCGGGGGTTAAGGATCTTCTCGTCGTCCCGATAAGTTTTGTCAGCGAGCATTCGGAAACCCTTTATGAGGTGAATCATCTTTTCAGGAGTGAAGCGATGAAGGCAGGGATCGAACAATTTGAGATGATGCCGGCACTCAACGATTCTCCGAAGTTCATCGAGGCGTTGAAAGGGCTGGTCCTTGCCAGGGCGGCGGAGTTTGAAAAGGCATGA